CGGCCGGTTACGTCGAGCAGGAGTTCCACCTCTCCGGCGCCGCGACCGGCTGGGCCGTCGACGGCACGCAGGTCGCCACCGACGTCCCGTACACGACCAGGGTGGTCGTGCGCCGGCCCGCGCGCGCCCGGGACTACAACGGCACCGCCCTGGTCGAGTGGCAGAACGTCACCGCCGGGTACGACCTGGACGCGCTGTGGAACGCCGACTCCGTCGTCCGGGCGGGTTACGCCTGGGTCGGCGTGTCGGCGCAGCGGGTCGGGGTCGACCAGCTCCGCGCCTGGAGCCCCGCCCGGTACGGGAACCTGGACGTGACCGGCGGCGGCCGGTTCACCGCCGACGAGCTGTCCTACGACGTGTTCACCCAGGCGGGCCGGGCGGTCGAGTCGGGCGCGGTCCTGGGCGGCCTGCGGACCAGGACCGTGCTGGCCATCGGCGCCTCGCAGTCCGCGGCCCGGATGACCGTGCTGTACGACCGGGTCCTGCCGCAGCAGCGGCCGGTGTTCGACGGCTACGGCTACGTCGTCGGCAGCGCGCCGACCAGGGTCGGCGCCGAACCCGTCTTCCAGGTCCAGTCGGAGACCGACGTGCGCGGGGCGACCCGTCCCGCCGACACCGACCGGTTCCGCCGCTGGGAGGTCGCGGGCGCGGCCCACTCCGGCTACGAGGGCCAGCGCTACCGCGAGCCGATCTCCGAGCGCGACCTCGGCGGCGCGCCCCGGTACGAGTGCGCCCGGCCACCGTTCAGCCGGGTGCCGATGCACCACGTCACCGCCGCCGCCTACGACCACCTGCGCCGGTGGGTCGAGCGCGGCACGCCGCCGCCGACCGCCCGGCCGCTGGAGTTCGAGGCCGACGGCGTCACCAAGAAGCGCGACGGGCTGGGCCTGGCCCTGGGCGGCATCCGGTTGTCGCAGGTGTCCACGCCCCGGGCGCTGAACACGGGCGACAACGCCGGTGAGACGTTCTGCCGCCTGTTCGGCGCGCACGAGCCGTTCGACGCGGCGACGCTGGCCCGCCTCTACCCCACCCGCGGCGACTACCTGCGCGGTGTGGTCGCCACCGACGCGGCCAACGTGCACGCGGGCTACCTGCTGCCCGCCGACGCGCGGCAGAACCTGGCGGACGCCCTGAGCACCGGAGGACAGCGATGAGGATCCTCCTCGTGGCACTGGCGGTCGCGCTCGTGTCGACCGTCGCCGCGACACCCGCCCAAGCCCAACAGCTGACGCCGATCGTCTTCGTGCACGGCCAGCAGGGTTCGGCGCAGCAGTGGCAGTCCAACGCCAAGCGGTTCTCCGGCAACGGCTACCCGGACGCGCTGCTGCACGCCTACGAGTACGACACCAGCGTCCCCACCAACGACCTCGCCGTGGCCGACCTGGAGGTCTTCATCGCCGGCGTCCGGGCCCGCACCGGCTCGTCCGCCGTGGACGTCATCGCGCACTCGCGCGGCACCACCGTCATGCACGCCTACCTCGCCGTGCCGGAGCGGGCCGCGTCGGTGCGGCGGTACGTCAACGTGGACGGCCGGTCCAGCGCCACGCCGCCCGGTGGCGTGCCGACGCTGGCGCTGTGGGGCAGCCTGCAGCCCAACGGCTCCATCGGCGGCGCGACCAACGTCCACCTGACCACCCTGGGCCACACCGAGACCACCACGTCGGCCGACGGTTTCGCCCACGTGCACCGCTTCCTGCGCGGCCGGTCCGCGTTGACCACCCGCGTGCTGCCCGAACTGCCGTCCTCGGTGCGGATCGCGGGCCGGGCCACGTACTACCCGCAGAACGCGGGCGTCGAGGGCGTCGTTCAGGTGTGGGAGCTGGACAGCCGCACCGGCGCGCGGCGCGGCGAGGTCCGGCACAGCGTCCGGACCGGCGCGGACGGCGCGTTCGGCCCGCTGCCGGTCAACGGCCGCCGGCACTACGAGCTGGTGGTGCTGCGCGACGGCGAGCCGCCGCACCACTTCTACTTCGAGCCGTTCGAGCGCAGCGACCGGTTCCTCCGGTTGCAGGTGTCGCGCCCGGGGGGCATCGCCGACCAGGTCGACCGGTGCCCGGCGCACACCGCGCTGACCGTCATCCGCAACCGCGAGTGGTGGTCGGACCAGCCCGACAGCGACCGGCTGGAACTCGACGGCGTGAACGTCCTCGCCCCGGCCGTGTCGCCCAAGCTCCGCCAGGTCCTGGCCGCGTTCGCGTTCGACGACGGCTGCGACCGGGCCTCGACGCCGGGCGTCGTGCTGCCGCCGTTCGCCGCGCTGCCGTTCCTGACCGGTGTCGACGCCTACCTGCCCGCCCAGCCGGGCGGCGGTGACCCGGTCCTGGTCACCCAGACCGCGCGCGGCAGCGGTGGGGCGTCGCGGACGATCGCGGTGCCGAACCTGCCGTCGGACGAGCACTCGGTCACCGTGCAGTTCAAGGACTACCTGGACTAGCCCCGAGTGGATCGGTCCGGGGTGGAACCGGACGGCCGCGCGCGACGTCCCCCTGAGCGGAGAAGGGGGTCGCATGGTCGAGCGCGGGTCGCGGTGGCGGTCGCCCTGGCCGCCGGTGATCGCCGCCGCGGCGCCGGTGCTGCTCACGGCGTGGTCGGTCAGCCCGCCCGGCGGCTACTTCACGATGGCGCTGGTCGCGTTGCTGTGCTGGGTCGTGGTGGGCCTGCTGTGGCTGGTCGTCGGTGTCCGGGCCGTGGTCGCGCTGCCGCGACCGCGGCTGCGGCACGTCGGCCGGCTGTGGCCGTTCCTGGTGCTGCCGGCGCTGGCGGTGACCACGGAGGTGGTGATCGACTCCGGCGTGGTGCAGCGCTGGGCGTTCGACGTCCACCGGTCCGGGTTGGAGGCGCTGGTCGCGGACGTGCGTGCGGCGCCGGACCAGCGGCTGACCGACCGGCGGGTCGGGCTGTACGAGGTGGCGACGGCGTCCGCCGACCCGCTCGGCGGCTGCACGCTGCTCACCGTGGCGGACGCCGGGTTCCTGGACCGGACCGGGTTCGCGCACTGCCCGCACCGACCGCCGGTGGGCGTCGTGGGCGGTGAAGGGCTGGTGTACGAGCCGGTCGACGGCCCGTGGCACGTGTTCACCCACCGGTGGTGACGTCAGGCCAGCGCGGCGAGGGCGGCGTGGACCAGCGCGCGCACGCCGACCGGCAGGGCGCGTTCGTCGGCGTGGAAGGTCGGCTGGTGCAGGTCGCCCTGCGGGCCCTCCCCCGACCAGGCGCCCAGCCGCGCGTACGAGCCCGGCACGTGTTCGAGGTACCAGCCGAAGTCCTCGCCACCGGAGGACTGGGCGGTCGGCGCGACGGCCTGCGGGCCGACGGCGGCGGCGATCGCGGCCTGGAGCAGGAGCGTGCTGCCCGGGTCGTTGTCCACCACCGGCACGGCCCGGACGTGGTCGAGCTCGAACCGCACGCCCGTCGGGCGCAGCAGCGAGCCGAGGATCTCCTGCACCAGGGCGGGCAGCTGGGCGTTGACCACCGGGTCGCCGGTGCGCAGCGTGCCGCGCAGGACGCCTTCGCGCGGCGTGCCGGCGGGTGTTTCGGGCGCGTCCATCCGACCCCACGCCAGCACCGTGCCGGAGCGGGGGTCGACGCGGCGGGCGAGCATCGCGGGCAGGCCGGTGGCCACCACGCCCAGCGCGTGCACCACGTCGGAGCTCAGCTCGTTGCGCCGGCCCGCGCCGCACGCGGTGACCCGCAGTTCGAGCATGTCGCACGCCGACGTGACGGGTCCGACCCTGGTCCCGATCCGACCGACGAGCACCTTGGGGTCGCAGTGCAGGCCGAAGATCCGCTCCACGCCCTCGACGCCGCCCGCCGCGATCACGTCGTGCGCGCCGCCCGGCTCCTCCTCGGCCGGTTGGAACAGCAGCCGCACCCGGCCGGGCAACCCGGGCGCGGACGCCAGCGCCGCCGCCGCGCCGAGCAGGATCGCGGTGTGCACGTCGTGCCCGCACGCGTGCGAGACGCCCGGCACGCGTGAGGCGAAGGGCAGGCCGGTGGTCTCCTCCACCGCCAGGGCGTCGATGTCGGCGCGCAGGGCGACGCAGCGCGGCCCGGCGCCGACCTCGCAGATCACGCCGGTGCCGACGGGCAGCACGCGGGGGTCCAGCCCGAGCGAGCGCAGCACCTCGACGATCGTGGCCGTGGTGCGGAACTCCTCGCGCATCGGCTCGGGGTTCGCGTGCAGGGTGCGCCGCCACGACACGACCCGGGCCAGGTTCGCCGCGAGCCAGTCGTCCAGCCACTCAGGTCCGCGCCCGGCGCCGAGGTCGGGCACCGGCGCCGGGTCCTCGACCGCCGGGTCGAGCGGGACGACGTCGATCGCCGTCGGCGCGGGAGCGGGCGACGGCGGCAGCAGGTTGCTCACGACGGGGTTCATGGTGGCGACATGATGGCGCACGTTCCGTGCAAGATCCACTGCACTGAGTCGCTACCGCCCGATCGGGTGAGCGATTGCCGCGCACCGCCCCGGTGATCGGAATTCCGGTGGGGAGCGGCGGAGAATCGTCGATCCGGCCACCGGGCCGGCGGTGCCCTACGCGGGCCCGAGGGGTGTGCGCGCCCTGCTCGTGGACGACGTGCCGTGGGTGCCGAAGCCGCGCGGCGCGCTGATGCGCGAGTTGCGCTCCGCCGACAGCCCTCCCCACTCGCACATCCCGGCCGTGCCCGCGCTGTGGGTTGGCCGGTGAGGGCCTGGGCGCTCGGGTCGGGGCCGGGCTGGAGCGCCCGGGCGCACTGGACCTGCTCGACCCGGTCCGGGAGGTGCCGGACACCGGGACCACGTTCGCCGACCAGGCCGTCCGCCGGCGGGAGGGCGAGTTCGGCCGCGACCCGGCCCGCTACGTCGCCGCGTTCCGGGTCCCCGGTTGACCGACGAGTCCGGCTCCCCGGTCAAGGTCCGCGGCCACCGCGAGCCGCCGCACCAGCTCCAGGCAGAGGCGACCGTTGTGGTAGCAGCACTTCCACATCCCGGCCGCCTCCTTCCGCAGCGGCACGCCGGCCGCGTCCCGGCCGTAGAGCCACTCGCCGGTCGGTCGCGGGTCGACCACCCCGGTGGCGATGTAGTCCCAGGTGTCGAGCGCCAGCGCGCGGAACGCCGGGTCGCCGGTGCGCTCGTGCGCGTTGAGGAAGCCGACGACCGCCTCGGCCTGCACCCACCAGACGCGGGTCGCGTCGAGCCGCCCGCCGACCGACTCGTTGGCCACCGAGCCGTCCGCGAGCACCGCCCGCTCGGCCGTGCCGGACGCCAGCCCGACCACGACGTCCGACAGGTCGCCGCCGACCTCGTGGCACGCCTCGTCGATCAGCCAGCTCGCCTCGACGTCGTGCCCGAACGACATGACGTCGCCCAGCTCGCGCCACCCGGAGTCGAGGAACACCCGCAGCGAGCGGCGACGCGGGTCGTAGAACCGGTCGCGGAAGGTGTGCAGCAACGCCGTGACGCGATCGGCCACGGCCGGGGTCGGCGCCACGACGTGGTAGGCGGTCAACGCCTCCAGCACGTGCAGGTGGGTGTTCATGGTGATGTCGGCGAGGGTGTGCTCGCCGAGCAGGGCGTTCGGCTTCGGCGTCCAGGCCCGGTCGAACTGCTCGCGGTAGGCGCCGCTCGCCGGGTCGTGCCCGACGCCGGTGATCAGGTCGTGCAACGCCGTCGCGCGGGCCAGCGCGTCCGGGTCGCCGGTCGCGCGGTGGTACTCGCTGAACGCGTAGAGCGCGAAAGCCTGGGCGTAGACGTGCTTGTCGGTGTCCGCCGGCGCGCCGGTGCGGTCGACCGACCAGAACACCCCGCCGTGCTCGGCGTCGAGGAGGTGCGCGGTGACGAACCGGTACGCGTGCCGCGCGGCGGCCAGGTAGGAGGGGTCGCCGAACAGCCGGTGGGCGGCGGAGAAGGTCCACAGGAACCGGCACGTGAGGACCGCGCCCTTGTCCGCCTCGCGGTGGACCACCAGGTCCGCGTCGACGTGGCCGTGGATGCCGCCGTGCTCGCGGTCGACCAGCCCCAGCCAGAACGGCAGGATGCGGTGCCGCAGCTCGGTCTCCGCCTGCTCGCGCAGGTCCTGGTCGATCATCGCGTCACCCCGTGCCCCCTGGTGGTCCGCGCCCGCCGGGCGGGGCGCGGCTCCGGAGCTTAACCGGTTTTGCGCGGAACCGATCCAGAGGCCGCGGACGTGGGTCGCGGGAGCACGGCGGCGACCGGGCCCGGCCGCTGCGGACGTCATGGGTAGGTTGAGCCAGTCGATCAAGGACTTGGGGGGTCGCGGTGGCGGAACGCGTGGTGCGGGTGGCCGACGTCCAGCTCTGGAGCGAGGACCTGGGCGACCCGGAGGGCACGCCGGTCCTGCTGGTGATGGGCGCCAACACCTCGGCCACGGGCTGGCCCGACGGGTTCGTCGACCTGCTGCTGCGCGGCGGGTGCCGGGTCGTCCGCTACGACCACCGCGACACCGGCAGGTCGTCGGCGGCCGAGCCCACCTACGACCTGGGCGACCTCGCCCGGGACGCGGTGGCGGTGCTCGACGCCCACGGTGTCGAGCGGGCGCACGTGGTCGGGTTGTCGATGGGCGGGTTGATCGGCCAGCTGCTGGCGGTCGACCACGCCGACCGCCTGCGCTCGCTCACCCTCGCCCTGACCGGCGCGCTCGACATGGGCAGCGACGGCGAGGACCGGCCCGCCGACGGTGAACGCCTGGAGCGGGTGATCGCCCTGGCCGAGCCGGGCGCGGACGTCGAGGCCGAGCTGGACCGCCGGGTCGCGCTGTGGCGGGAGCTGCACGGCGACGCGCTGCCGTTCGACGCGGCGGAGTACCGGCGGCTGGAGGAGCGGGCCATCGCGCACGCCGGCACGTTCGCCCCGGCCACCGCGCACGTGCGGCTCGGCTCGACACCGCTGCCGCGCGGCGCGGACGACCTGCGTGGCGCGACCACCCCGACTCTGGTCGTGCAGGGCGCCGAGGACCCGTTCTACCCGCCGGGCTTCGGCAGGCACCTGGCGGGCCTGCTGCCCGACGCCCGGCTCCTGGTGGTGCCGGACCTCGGGCACGGCCTGCCCGCCGCTGTGCACCGGCTCGTGGCCGAGGCGGTCCTCGACCACGTCCGGCGGCACGACGTCAAGCCCTGAGGCGGTAAGCCCTCAAGCACCGGGAAGGTCGTCCCCGCGTTCAGATGGCGGAGCAGTCGGCCTTGTCCGTCCAGTCCGCGCCGCAGTGGTAGAGCGCGAACGGCGTGTTGTAGCCGTAGCGGACCCCCAGCTTGTTGTACTCGGTGACGTCGATCCGCTGGGCCACGTAGTGGTTGGTCGCCGTGGCGGTGACGGTTTCGGTGTAGGGCGGACGCGAGGTCGTGGTGGTGGTCGTAGTGGTGGTCGGGGTCGTGCCGCCGCCGTCGATGCCCCAGAACCGGGCCAGGTGGTAGGCGGCGCAGATGTTCACGTCGAGCACCCAGGAGGCGGTGCTGCCGCACTGGGTCGCGCCGGTGCCGGGGTCGACGGGCTGGCCGTGGTCCATGCCGGTGATCGAGTAGTGCTCGACCGTGCCGCCATAGACCCGGTGCGGGTAGCCGGCGACGGTGTCGCTGACGTCCGGGGTCTGGTCGGTGCCGTTGGCGTTGGTCCACTGCTCGACCAGCTCGGCGCCGTTGAGCGGCCGGACCGTGGTGTCGGCGGTGCCGTGCCAGATGGACACCTTCGGGCGCGGGCCGGAGTAGGAGAAGGCGGATCGGACCTTGTCGCCCCACTGGGCCGGGGTGAGGTTCGTGCCGGGGTTCATGCAGCCGAACGCGGCGCCGACGGTGGTGGCGCACTGGTAGGGCAACCCGGCGACGATGCCGCCGCCCGCGAACACGTCCGGGTAGGTGGCGAGCATGACCGCGGTCATCGCGCCGCCCGCGGACAGGCCGCTGACGTAGGCGGACGTGGAGCCGTTGTCCTGCTTGGCCCGGTCCACCATCTGCTTGATGGACAGCGCTTCCCCGGAGCCGCGGCGGGTGTCGCCCGGCTCGAACCAGTTGAAGCAGGAGTTGGCGTTGTTCTGCGACCTCTGCTGCGGCACCACGACGGTGAACTTCCAGCGGTCGGCCAGTTGCGGCCAGCCGGTGCTGCCGCCGTAACCGGCGGCGTTCTGCTGGCAGCCGTGCAGGGCGACGACGACCGGGCGACCGGCGGTCAGCCCGGCGGGCGCGTACCGGAACATCTGCAGGTTGCCCGGGTTGGAGCCGAACCCGGTGACCTCCTGCAGGGTCGCCGCGGCGGCCGGCGGCGGTGCGGCGACGAGGTGGGCGCAGGTGGCGACGAGCAGGGCCAGCACCGCCACGAGCGTCGCGACGGGACGGTGGGCGGTCGGGTCGGGGCGACTGTCCGGCATGGCGCGTTCCTCCACGTTGAGGTGACGGCGGTCACGGGTGCATGCCGACGCTAAGAGCACCGGTGGCGGTTCGTCGCTGGTGGACCGGCCCACTCTTGGACCGGCCGGTGTGGCGGGAAGACACAGGTGAGCACTTCTGGTCAGGTCGACCTGGTGATCGTGACCGCGCGTTCCGGCGCGCTGCACGTGCTGCTGATCGAGCGCGGCAAACCGCCGTTCCCCGGTGGCGACGCCCTGCCCGGCGGTGACGGTGGTGTACCTCGCCCTTGTGCCGGACCTGCCCTCGCCGGTGGCGGGCACGGACGCCGCCGCCGCGCGCTGGGTGCCGGTGGCCGGGGCGCTGGCCGCCAACCTCGCGTTCGACCACCGGGTGATCCTGGTCGACGGCGTCGAGCGGGCCCGGGTGGACCCGGCGCAGCTCGGCCACCGCGTTCTGCCCGGAGCCGTTCACGGTGGCCGAGCTGCGCCGGGTCGACGAGGCCGTGTGGAGGGTGCTGTGCCGGTTGGGCCTGCACCCGACCGGCGAGTTCGGTCTCGGCGCGGCGGTCGCACCGACGGGCGCCGACCCCGGCCACGTCGAGGTGGTGCTGGACCGGCTGCGCGACCTGGTGCGCGAGTACGCCCAGGAGCGCGCGGCGGCCGCCGCGGAGAGGAGTGCGGAAAAAAGTTCGGCGGCCGTGTCGATCCCCGGTCCCACCCGTTCGACCAGGAGGTGAGAGGGTCCCGAGGGACGGGCCCCGACGAAGGCCAGGGAGACGACACCGTGAAGTACATGCTGATCATGCGGGCCACCGACGAGGCCTACGCCGCGATGGGCGAGGTCGACTTCGACCAGATGCTGGAGGTCATGGGGCGGTTCAACGACGAGCTGATCCGGGCGGGCGTGCTGGTCGCCGCGGAAGGGCTCACCGAGGCCGAGGAGGGCGTGGTCGTGGACTACTCGTCCGAGCCGCCGGTGGTCACCGACGGCCCGTACGGGGAGACCAAGGAGCTGTTCAACGGCTTCTACATCCTCAACGTGGCCTCGAAGGAGGAAGCCGTCGAGTGGGCCAAGAGGATGCCGATGACCGGCTCCGGCTCCGGCTTCAAGACCGAGATCCGCCGGGTCTCCTCCATCGACGAGTTCCCGCAGGACAACGAGTGGATCAAGAAGGAGCGGGAGTGGCGGGAAGCGACCGGGCAGCTCTGAGCGACCCCACCGGGCGCAACGCCGTCGCGGCGGTCTGGCGGATCGAGTCGGCGCGGATCGTCGGCGCCCTGGCCCGGTACACCGGCGACTTCGCGCTGGCCGAGGACCTGGCCCAGGAGGCGCTGGCCGAGGCGCTGGTGACCTGGCCGCGCGAGGGTGTGCCGCGCAACCCCGCCGGGTGGCTGCTGACCGTCGGCCGGCGGCGCGCGATCGACGCGTTCCGCCGCCGGTCGGCGCTCGACGAGAAGTACGCCGTCCTCGCCCGTGACCTGGGCGAGGGCGGCGCTCTCTCGGGCAGCGCGGCGACCGATCCGACCAGGGACGGTGACGACGTGCTCTGGGACCCCGACCAGGTGGACGACGACGTGCTGGCGCTGATGTTCGTCTCGTGCCACCCGGTGCTGTCCCGGGAGGCGCGGGTGGCGTTGACGCTGCGCGTGGTCGGCGGTCTGACCAGCGACGAGATCGCCAAGGCGTTCCTGGTGCCGACGGCGACCGTGCAGGCCAGGATCACCAGGGCCAAGAAGACCCTCGGCGCGGCCGGCGTGCCGTTCGGCGTGCCGCCCGCCGAGGAGCGGGACGCGCGGCTCGGCTCGGTGCTCAACGTGATCTACGTGATCTTCACCGAGGGGTCGACGGCCAGCTCCGGCGGCGACCTGATCCGGTTCGACCTCGCGGGCGAGGCGCAGCGCCTGGCCCGGGTGCTGACCCGGCTGGTGCCGGACCGGCCCGAGGCGCACGGCCTGCTCGCGCTGCTCGAACTGACCGCGGCCCGCTTCCCGGCCCGCACCGGGCCGGACGGCGAGCCCGTGCTGCTGGAGCACCAGGACCGCCGGCGCTGGGACCGGGCCGCGATCCGCCGCGGGCGGGCGGCCCTGGCGCGGGCGGCGGAGGTCGGGCGCGGGCTGGGCGCCTACGGGCTGCAGGCGGCCATCGCGGAGTGCCACGCCGTCGCCGAGTCGGTCGGCGCGACGGACTGGGACCGCATCGTGCTGCTGTACGAAGCGCTCGGCCGGCTCGCGCCGTCACCGGTGGTCGACCTGAACCGGGCGGTGGCGGTGTCCATGGCCCGCGGGCCGGCCGCCGCGCTGCCGGTGGTGGACGAGTTGGCGGCGGCCGGGGCGTTGGCGGGTTCGCACCTGCTGCCGAGCGTCCGCGGCGAGCTGCTGACCCGGCTGGGACGGCTCGACGAGGCCCGGGTCGAGTTGGAGCGGGCCGTGGAGCTGTGCGGGAACGAGCGCGAGCGGACGGTGCTGGGGCGCAAGCTCGCGGCGCTCAGGACATCTTCGTGAGGATCATCGAGTTCCACCAGTAACCCAGCTGGTCGAGGCGGTCCGGGTCGGTCGCCGCCGCCGACCGCACCGTGCCGGTGATCGACGTGCGGGTGTCGACCCACCACACCTGGCCGACGCCGTCGGCGACGAAGCAGGTCGTGAACTCGCCGGGCGCGGGCTGGCTCTGGGACCGGTAGTACAGGGCGTAGTGCGCCGGGCGGGTCAGGGGGCGGCAGCCGCCGAAGTCGTCGTCGCGCGGGATGCCGTTGGCCTGCACGAGGGACTGGAAGTGCGCGTCCTGCGCGGCGCGGTCGGGGAACAGGTGGAAGACGGCCAGGTCCGGTGGCGGGAAGCGGAAGTGCGCGGAGTTCGCTTCGGCGCACGCGACGGTGGCGACCGCCCCGGCGCCGGTCGGCTGTTCGGGCGCGCAGGTCGGGTTGTCCCGGTAGACCTCGGGCAGCTGTCGGAGCAGGGCGGTCGCGCGTTCGTCGGTGGTGGTGGTGCTGCGCTGGGTGGTCGTGGGCGAGGTGGTGGATCGGGTGGTGGGCTCGGCGGTCGTCGTCGTGGTGGTGGGGAAGGTCATGGTGGAGGAGTTGGCGAGGGCGCCGCCGGGCGTCCAGTCCACCGCCCAGACCAGCACCGCGGCCACCAGAGCCAGGGCGATGACACCGGCGACGAGGGGCGCGGTCGGAACCTTGCGGCCGGGCGGGGGTGGCGCGGGCCTGAACACCGGATGGGGAACCGGGGTCGGAATCGGGCGCGGGGCCGGGGTTGGGGTTGGAGGCGGAAGAAGGGCCGGATTCGGGGCTGGGGTGCGGATCGGGGCCAGGGGCGGGATCGGGTCGGAGGCGGGGGTCGAGGTGGGCGCAAGGGCTCGGGCCGCGGCGGTGGCGAGGGCGCCCGCGGTCGGGTAGCGCTGTGCCGGGTCCTTCGCCATGCCCCGGCGGATGACGTCGTCCAGCGCGAGCGGCACGGAGGGGTTGGTGGCCGATGCGCTCGGCGGGGGCTGCTGGAGGTGGGCCCAGAGCAGGGCGGCGGCGCTGTCCGCTTCGAACGGGCGGTTGCCGGTGACGCACGCGTGCAGCACGCAGGCCAGGGCGTAGACGTCCGAGCGGCCGTCCACCGGTCCGCCGCCGATCCGCTCCGGCGCCAGGTAGTCCAGCGTCCCGATCACCGCGCCCGACTCGGTCAGGTGGGTGGCCGACGGCAGGGCGCTGCGCGCGATGCCGAAGTCGACCAGGTACACGAAGTCGTCCGGCGTGACCAGGACGTTCGACGGCTTGACGTCCCGGTGCAGCAGGCCGTCCGCGTGCGCCGCGTCCAGTGCGCCCGCCACCTGCGCGACGATCCGCACGGCCCGGTCCGGCGGCAGCGGTCCGCCCGCGACGACCTCGGCCAGGTCGCTGCCCTCGACCAGCCGCATGTCCAGGTAGAGGCGGCCGTCGATCTCGCCGTAGGCGTGGATCGGGATGACGTGCGGCTCGCGCAGCCGTGCCACGATCCGCGACTCGCGCCGGAACCGGGCGCGGAAGTCCTCGTCGTCGTTGTGCACGGCGGAGAGCCGCTTCAACGCCACCACGCGGTCGTGCGCCGTGTCGTACGCCCGGTGCACCTCGCCCATGCCACCGCGACCCAACAGCTCACCGACGCGATAAGGCCCGAACGCCTCCGCCATGACTCTCCCGTGTCCGCCACGCCACCTTCGCAGGACCGACGCGGACCGGGGCCGCGGGGTTCCACCGGTGTGCCGGCGGGCGGCTCAGGGCTTGCCCTTGCCCTTCCCCTTGTTCTCGGACCCCTTGCCCTTGCCCTCACCGTGGCCGGGCGGCTCCGGGTTGCCGCCGGCGGGGTGCGGCTGGGGCGCCACGACGGCCGGCGCCGTCACCTGCTCGACCGGG
This genomic window from Saccharothrix sp. HUAS TT1 contains:
- a CDS encoding serine/threonine-protein kinase encodes the protein MAEAFGPYRVGELLGRGGMGEVHRAYDTAHDRVVALKRLSAVHNDDEDFRARFRRESRIVARLREPHVIPIHAYGEIDGRLYLDMRLVEGSDLAEVVAGGPLPPDRAVRIVAQVAGALDAAHADGLLHRDVKPSNVLVTPDDFVYLVDFGIARSALPSATHLTESGAVIGTLDYLAPERIGGGPVDGRSDVYALACVLHACVTGNRPFEADSAAALLWAHLQQPPPSASATNPSVPLALDDVIRRGMAKDPAQRYPTAGALATAAARALAPTSTPASDPIPPLAPIRTPAPNPALLPPPTPTPAPRPIPTPVPHPVFRPAPPPPGRKVPTAPLVAGVIALALVAAVLVWAVDWTPGGALANSSTMTFPTTTTTTAEPTTRSTTSPTTTQRSTTTTDERATALLRQLPEVYRDNPTCAPEQPTGAGAVATVACAEANSAHFRFPPPDLAVFHLFPDRAAQDAHFQSLVQANGIPRDDDFGGCRPLTRPAHYALYYRSQSQPAPGEFTTCFVADGVGQVWWVDTRTSITGTVRSAAATDPDRLDQLGYWWNSMILTKMS